From a single Spongiibacter taiwanensis genomic region:
- the gcvH gene encoding glycine cleavage system protein GcvH, with amino-acid sequence MSNTPSELKYASSHEWARLEADGTVTVGITDHAQGALGDVVFVELPEEGAEVGAGEEVAVVESVKAASDIYAPVSGEVIAVNSELEESPETVNEYPYSDGWFFRIQPSDLSELDNLLDADAYDEQCGD; translated from the coding sequence ATGAGCAATACCCCCAGCGAACTGAAGTACGCCAGCAGCCATGAGTGGGCCAGGCTGGAAGCGGACGGTACCGTCACCGTGGGCATTACCGACCACGCGCAGGGTGCTCTGGGTGACGTGGTGTTTGTGGAGCTGCCCGAAGAGGGCGCTGAAGTGGGCGCCGGTGAAGAGGTTGCGGTGGTGGAGTCGGTGAAAGCGGCGTCCGATATTTACGCGCCGGTCAGCGGTGAAGTGATTGCCGTGAACAGCGAGCTGGAAGAGTCGCCAGAGACGGTCAACGAGTACCCCTACAGCGATGGCTGGTTTTTCCGGATTCAGCCCAGTGATCTGTCCGAGCTGGATAACCTGCTCGATGCTGATGCCTACGACGAGCAATGCGGCGACTGA
- a CDS encoding ABC transporter permease — MAELARAEPLSRFSALPTGRWALRAGGILAVLAVLAPVLVVVFSWSSSETEVWQHLIATQLGTLLGNTLTLMVGVALLVSVIGVSLAWFVVMYEFPGRRAFEWLLMLPMAVPAYVMAFVILGVFDFGGPLQSWLRDAVGPQWGRFDVRSDFTVILVFSLVQYPYVYMLARSAFLSQSSDTIEAARVLGCSSRQAFFRVALPMARPAIIAGVSLAVMETLADFGTVAVFNYDTFTTAIYKAWFGFFNLQAAAQLASILLLFVALMLYGERRTRGQRRFVQGARLQHRHRVAPSAKSAWLLSGFCALVLSAAFVLPLVQLLNWTWRQGAAQINSRFVDLVQHSLLLAGMAALLTVVLALVLAFNRRLPGKRSFFAAAQLGYALPGSVLAVGIMLSFTFLDNRLLIPLQNALGVYPRPLLMGGILSLVAAYCIRFLAVASGPVESSLERIRPSLPEAAQTLGTRPRQLLNRIFLPMLRPGLLTALVLVFVDVMKEMPATLLLRPYGWDTLSVRIFELTSEGQWQLAALPALSLIAVGLAPVVISIRRSR; from the coding sequence GTGGCCGAGCTCGCCCGCGCTGAGCCTCTGTCCCGATTTTCTGCACTGCCCACCGGCCGCTGGGCCCTCCGCGCTGGCGGCATTTTGGCTGTGCTGGCGGTGTTGGCGCCGGTGCTGGTGGTGGTCTTTAGTTGGTCCAGTTCCGAAACGGAAGTCTGGCAGCACCTGATTGCGACGCAACTTGGCACCCTGCTGGGCAACACCCTGACCCTGATGGTGGGTGTGGCGCTGTTGGTCAGTGTGATCGGCGTCAGTTTGGCCTGGTTTGTGGTGATGTACGAATTTCCGGGGCGCCGGGCCTTTGAATGGCTGTTGATGCTGCCGATGGCCGTGCCCGCCTATGTGATGGCCTTTGTCATATTGGGGGTGTTCGATTTTGGCGGTCCCCTGCAAAGCTGGTTGCGTGACGCGGTGGGGCCCCAGTGGGGGCGCTTTGATGTGCGCAGCGACTTCACCGTGATCCTGGTGTTCAGCCTGGTTCAGTATCCCTATGTTTACATGCTTGCTCGCAGCGCATTTTTATCCCAGAGCAGCGACACGATTGAGGCCGCCCGGGTGCTGGGCTGCAGTTCGCGCCAGGCGTTTTTCCGGGTGGCGCTGCCCATGGCCCGGCCGGCGATTATCGCCGGTGTCAGTCTGGCCGTGATGGAAACCCTGGCGGATTTTGGCACGGTGGCGGTATTCAATTACGACACCTTTACCACGGCGATTTATAAAGCCTGGTTCGGCTTTTTTAACCTGCAGGCGGCGGCCCAGCTCGCTTCCATCCTGTTGTTGTTTGTGGCGCTGATGCTTTATGGCGAGCGTCGCACCCGGGGGCAGCGGCGCTTTGTTCAGGGCGCGCGCTTGCAGCATCGCCACCGGGTGGCACCGTCGGCGAAGTCGGCCTGGCTGCTCAGCGGTTTTTGTGCGCTGGTGCTGTCGGCGGCCTTTGTTCTGCCGCTGGTGCAGTTGTTGAATTGGACCTGGCGGCAAGGGGCGGCCCAGATCAATAGTCGCTTTGTCGATCTGGTGCAGCACTCCCTGTTGCTGGCGGGGATGGCCGCGCTGCTGACCGTGGTGTTGGCTTTGGTGTTGGCCTTTAACCGCCGTTTGCCCGGTAAGCGCTCCTTTTTTGCCGCAGCCCAGCTTGGGTACGCGCTGCCGGGGTCGGTGCTGGCGGTTGGGATCATGCTGTCGTTCACCTTTCTGGATAATCGCCTGCTGATACCACTGCAGAATGCGCTGGGTGTTTATCCCCGGCCGCTGTTAATGGGTGGCATTCTGAGTTTGGTGGCGGCTTACTGTATTCGTTTTTTGGCGGTGGCGAGTGGGCCGGTCGAGTCTAGTCTGGAGCGCATTCGGCCGAGCTTGCCTGAAGCCGCCCAAACCTTGGGCACTCGCCCCCGGCAATTGTTGAATCGCATTTTTCTGCCGATGCTCAGGCCGGGACTGCTCACCGCCCTGGTGTTGGTGTTTGTCGATGTGATGAAGGAGATGCCGGCCACCCTGCTGTTGCGGCCCTACGGCTGGGATACCCTGTCGGTGCGCATCTTTGAGTTGACCTCGGAGGGGCAGTGGCAACTGGCGGCGCTGCCCGCGCTCAGTTTGATTGCGGTTGGCTTGGCGCCGGTGGTGATCAGTATTCGTCGGAGCCGCTAA